The sequence TCCGCTACCGATCAGATAGGGAACCTGGCGCGTCCGACGATATTTTTTCCAACGCTGTTCGAGTTCAGGGACGTTAAGCATGGATAAACCCCGTTTCAATACCCGCCATTTCGATCATTTTACGGCTCATGGACGTATAGTTGATCTGTGTCGGTTGATTCTCTTCATACCATGATGCAATACTGAAAAGGGCAAAGAGCAGTTTGTTGGTATTGCGGTAATTACCTTCGGTCAGTTCATGGATCCTGCGGACATTCTTATCGTTGAACATGTTGGCAACATCAAAACAGTTCGACCGAAGCAGTTTTTTCTGAATATAGATTTTCAGCTCTGCGGGGGAAGCGTTGAGAAGCTCCTGTGCCTCCCAGATACGCGATTGGAAGTGCTCTTTGGCAATAACATCTTCCTGTTCTGTTTTGTGGAGGGAGATAATAAACTTGATCTGTCGTGTGTCGGAGATCAGACGTATTTTCTCCAACAGAGCCGTCGAATACATTTGTGCTTCATCCAGTAAAACTACCGGCGGTGTTTCAAAGGTATACTGCGCAGCCAACTCATTAAAACGTGTAAAATGAATAGGTTCGTCTGTTATGTAGTCAAATACGTCACGTGCCAGTGAACGGAAAAACGCATCCTCATCCGTAATCGGAGTCTGAAAGAGAACGATCTTTTGCCGGTCATGCAGCTCTTTGTAGATGCGGCTGAGCATCATACTTTTCCCTGTACCGGGTTTCCCGAACAGCAAGATCATTTTAAGGGGTTTTTTAATGGCTTCCATCAGGGATTTATAGACGATGGCGACGCGATCGAGCTGCACATATGCATTCGCGTCGACGACATCGAGAAAGACCTCTTTGGAAGCGTCAAAGAGGTTGTTATTCTGCATTGGCCTCGTCAGCAGTTGTATTATTGGTGTCGAGTCCTACTTCTCTGTCAGTAAACTTGGTATAGCCAAGGTCTGAAAGAGAGATTGTGTTGTTCTCTTTTTTAATAATGTGCGGTTCGATAACGATGACCAGCTCCGTCGTATCAATCCCTTTCTCTTCATATTTGAAGAGGTAACCAAGGCCCGGGATGTCTCCGAGGAGGGGAACTTTATTGGTGTGCATGCTTTCGGATTTGTCGATCAGACCACCGATGACGATGCTGTTTCCATCTTTGACTGTGACAACGGAAGCGAGCTGGCGGCGGTCAAGGTCCGGCGGCATAGTACGTTTTTGCTGCTCTGTTTCAGCACTGTTCAATTTGATCCGCGTCTGGCTTACAGACGGGTTGATTTTCAGCGTGATGGTATTGTCGTTCGAAATTTCCGGAGTAATATCCAGGAGTACACCCGCAAAGATAGAGTTGACAACATCGTTCTGGGTAGTTTGGGACGTTCCTGAGGAGCTGCCTGCCAAAATACTGGACTGCTGAATTTTGTAAAAGTACTCCGTACCTACCGTGATCAGTGCAGGCTGGTTGTTGAGGGTCAAGACTTTTGGATTCGAAATCGCCTGGACATCTCCCTGCGTTTCAAGGAACTTGACCAGCTCATTGATCGTATTTCCGCCGTAGATTCTGAGCAGTGAAGCCGGACCGGTGTAGCCGCCGGTTCCCCCCGTCAGGATCTGACCTGTCGTGTCAAAGGTATTGACATTGAGCGCCTCGAGCTTGTCGATGGAGACATTAAGGTTCTGCAATGCGTAAATCTGTGACCAGTCGATACCGTTTGATTTGAGATCACTGAGTGTGACAGCCATCATACGTACATCAATGAGTACCTGATACTGGATTTTTTTCTGTAGCTCTGTGAGATATTTCTCAAGACGCTGCTGCTGGCGTACCGTTGCAGTGACAGTGACCAGACCGGCATTTTTGTTGACAATGGGCGCTTCCGCCTGATAGAAGTCTGTCGGACGGTTCAGGACACGCTGAAGCTCCAGGTCAAGTTCTTCCCAGAATTTAACTTCGTCCAGGGATTCGATTTTGATACCTGAGGTATTGTTTTTTGTGATTTGCTTTGAACCGTATCCGAGATCTGTTCCTACACCACCACCACTGCCGCCGCTACTGCCGCCGCTTCTGCTGCCACCTGAGCCTGATGTGCTAGAACCGCTCTGACTTCCCGTTGCCTGTGAGCTACTCAGAAGAATGTCCGTACTGCCGATACTCTTTCTGGCACTGATGATGTAATCAATATTGTAGGTCTTCGTCTCAATGAACGAGATCTTAAGAATATTGTTCTCCAGTGTATAGTTCAGATTGTTGTCGACAAGGAGAATATCCAATACTTCGTTCAGCGTCAGATTCTTAAGGTTCGTCCGCTGAAGACGTTTGGACATCTTCTTCTCAGCCTCGTTGTCACTGATGATCAGTGTCAGTTCACACTCATCGCTCAGCTGATCAATGTATTTGGAGATTGTCATCCCTTTTGCACCGCTGATGGAAAAGAGCTCGTAGGTACAGTCTGCTGCCTGTACCGATGAGGCCAACAGCACTGCCGCGGCTACCGAAGTGAGTGACTTGTTGATTTTATGGAATGGAGTCATGTTTTTCATCGTCTTTCCCTATTTGGCGTTGATTTGGATTTTTGGGTTCTTCTTCTTCAAAGTGAGCGTAATCTGCTTTTTCTTCTTCTGAAGTAAGACGCTGTCACGTTCAATTTTTACGATAGCATACCCATAGATGGTGTCATTTTGCTTATACCATTTACCGTCAATCAGTGCCGTATGGCTGTTGATGACAGATTCAAGCGTCAAAGGAGGCTTCGGTGCATAACGCTGCACATAGGCCGTTGTCCCCTTTTTTGCCTGAGGCGGTTGGTTCAGGATCAGTTGTGCTCTGAACGGATCCTGCAGCCCAAACAGGGCAGCTGACGAGACCCCTTGCCTTGGGGGTTTGATGGCTGCAATCTCCTGATCGACCCATTGCATATCAGGCTGTACATCCTGTGCAAAAGCGAACAGAGGAAGCATGAGTAGTAGTAGTTTCGTTTTCATTAGTAAGTGATCCCCCATACTGATGAGTTGACATCGAGTTCCAGTTTTTCTTTGGCACTCAGGCTGAGACCGTGCAGATCGATAACCAGATCACTCTGTTCCATTGCGTTAATGAATTTGAGCATATTGTCAAAATCACCTGACGCAAAGACTTTGATGTCAAGTACGTGACCAAACTTCTCTTTTTCCAGAGCTCTTTTATTACTCAAGACGGAGAGCTTAACTTTGTACTTTTTGGCATTTTCAGCGATCGAGTCAATATATTTACCCCAGGCTTCCTCATTATAGAAGAGTTCGGAGATCTGACTGATCTTGTAGCTGATATATTCATTCTTCTCTCTGACAGCCAGTGTTTCCGCTTTAATTGCTTCAATCTGGGCTTCGATCTGATGAATTTCGCTTTCAGGATGCATGGCGAGATACTGCTCATCTTCTCTGAGTTTCTTCTCGACCGCAATCCGTTCTGTTTTGATTTGCTGATACTCAAGCTCTGAACTTTCCCAGAACAAAAGGTAGGAAAAAGCGATAAGTGCTACGGCGATCATGCCGTAGATCATATAGACTTCGCCCTGTTTTTTACTTGCGAAAGACTGGTCTATCGGATAGAGGTATTGTTCAATATTGAATTTCATTTCAGCACCACCTTCAGATCACCGCGATAATAGCTGGTGTTGTCATCCAATTCGATTTTTTCGATATTGTAATGGAAACGTTGTGTCCGGTTCTTTGTCATAAACTCGACAAGGTCGGTGATCTGTTTGTCTTTTTTAGCCATAACACTCAAATTGAATACTTTTTCATCTTCATCTTGATTGTATGTAATGTCTGATACACCGACGTCAAAGCGGTTCAACTCTCTCGTGAGCGCAGCCATGATCTCACCCTTCATCGGGTAATTGACTTTGACATCATGGATCTTGATCAATGTGGCTTTCCGCTCTTCAAAGAGTTCGTTTTCCGCATCAAGCAGTTTCTGTGCTTCGGCCTTCTGTGCAAGCTTCAGGTTGATCGTCTCTTCCCGGGTGACTTTGATGGCATGTGTCTCACGGTACTCTTTTTCCAACAGTGCCTTCCGCACGCTTTCGGCATAGCCCATCGTCCAGTAGGTAACCGGGTAGGCGAACGCCACAACAAGCGAAAGTGCGGTGACCGCAAACAGCTTTCCGCTATGGCGTTGGAAGAATGGCGGCGGCCGATGGTAGATGGAAAAGTTGACTTCATAGCGCGCGGATTTGTCCGTCCGGACATACAGCTGCATCAACTGATGGATCTGATCGATGTAGCTGTCCGTTGCAAATCCGTATGAGAAGTCGAACGCCTTGGCTTCAAAACCAAGGTACGTCTGGCAATATTCGTCAACCCCGGCGATAGAGCCGATCTGGGAGCCGATGTAGATCTCTTCGATCGTTTCGATTTCATAAGCGCGTTTGGCGTAGTTGAGAACGTCGTTGATATGGAGGAAAAGCTCACCGAAGAGTTTGATCAGATACTTCTGATACTCCGGATTTTGTGTTGCAAGCCCTTCCGTCGCAAGCAGCGTCTGGAAATCAACGAGATCGATCTGCTCGCCCAGAAGTTCACAGAAGCGCTCATGCATGTCACGGAAAGCGTACTTCAGGCTCTTCGTATAAACGAATTCCTGTTCGTTGTAGAGCGTGAAGAACGCGTCGTTTTCCTGAAAGTAGATATAGCAGTGGGCGCCGTATCCCTGAACGATTTCATGGGTGTAAAGGGTTTTAAGCAGTAGCGGTACCGGAACGATCTGGTCGATATACTGCAGATCGGAAACCGTCTGTGCAAAGGTTTCATCGATAATCAGCGGATCAACGATGAAGACGTGGAAAGTACGCTCTTTCGCACTCCCGTCTGTCGGTACCTCGATATAGTCGATCGTATACTCGATCGCCATGTCAAGGGCGAGTTCTTCATATGCCTTGGTTTCGATGACAAATGCAAGGTCATCGTCCGGGATATTTTTGCTTACACCGATCTGCGCGGTGATGAAGCTACTCGTGTTGAGATAGGAGATCCCGTACTGTTTTTTACCGTACTGCGGGTTTTTAACGGCACTTAACTGGTTGCCGCTCCCCAAATAGTAGGTATGTTTGTACGGGTTGTTCGAGAGGACCGTATCAAAAACCTGCTCGTTTGAATTGTTCATGTTGCAAATCCCTGTTCTTTTTGGACTGTCCGGCAGCCATATCATGAAGGGTGAATGCCATCTCTAGATGGCCGGGGGTGTCCGGTGATCCGCCCGTTCTTTCACCTTCTTCATTCTATAACAACATAAAACCACATCGACTTATAACATTGAATGTTAATGTTCTTAGGTTTCACACATTTTCATTGTAGCCCAAGTAAACTTAAAAATTTTCTTATATCACAGGAAAAAAGTGCCTGATTATGGATGTTGCGGGGGGATGGAATAATGGGGAGATGAGATGGGATTACAGGGCGAATCTCAGGTTTGGTACCCGAGATCTTCCAGCATCTTCTTGTCATTTGTCCAGTTGGGTTTCACGCTGACGAACAGATCGAGGTAGGCGCGGTGGCCGGAAAGGGATTCGATTTTCTGACGGGCATGCTTGCCGATACGCTTGATCGTTGCCCCGCCTTTTCCGATCATAATGCCTTTTTGGCTCTCTTTCTCGACGATGATCGTGGCCCGGATATGGTCGATGTCATCGGCTTCATCGATTTTGTCAATGACAACATCGGTTCCGTAGGGGATCTCGTCGCTGATGTTCTCGAAGATCGATTCGCGGATGAACTCTCTGAAGATATCCCGAAGCTTTTCATTGGTGAGGTCTTCGGGGTCAAAGAGATAGGGGGATTCCGGCAGAAACCTCGTGATGACATCTTTAAGCTGCTCGAGTCCGGTATGCTTGGTCACGGAGACAGGGATGAGTGCTTCGAAACGTTCCGAAAAGGCGTTGTACTCCGAGATGCGTGCGAGCAGCTCCCCCTGGGAGATCTGGTCGATTTTGCTCAGCGCGATCAGGTGCTTTTTCCCGCCGGCGAGTTCCAGGAAGCGTTTGTAGTGCTTAACGCTGTCCGCGGCCGGGGCCAGGTAGACAATGAGGTCGCAGTCACCGATCGCCTTGAGGGCCTCTTCGAGCATGAACTGGTTGAGCTTGCGCTCTTTTTCATGCAGGCCGGGCGTATCGACGAAGATGAGCTGATCCTCCCCGTGCATGACAATGGCGTTGAGGCGTCTGCGCGTGGCATTCGCTTTCTGGCTTACCATGGCAATTTTTTCGCCCAGCAGGGCGTTGAGCAGGGTACTTTTGCCCGCATTCGGGCGTCCGACGAGGGCGATAAAACCGGCTTTGGTCATTCAGAGCTCCTTAGAGGATATAGCGGGAGAGGTCTTCATCCTCGATGACGATGTCCAGCTTGTCATGGACGATCGTTTTGGTGACGGTGTAGGTCTCTCCGGCATAGGCTTCGGCGTCGAAGCTGATCTCTTCGAGGACCTTTTCCAAAATGGTATGCAGGCGTCTGGCACCGATGTCTTCGGTTTTCTCGTTAGCCTGCTGCGCAAGCGCGGCGATGGCACGGATGGCGTCGTCCTCAAACTCAAGGGTGACATTTTCGACGGCGAGCAGCGCCTTATACTGTTTGATCAGTGAATTCTTCGGCTGGGTCAGGATGGCGTAGAGCGCCTTCTCGTCAAGTGACTGCAGTTCGACGCGCAGTGGGAAACGCCCCTGAAGTTCCGGGATAAGATCGCTGGGCTTTGTGAGGTGAAAGGCCCCGGCGGCGATGAAGAGAATATGGTCGGTCTTGACCGGGCCGTACTTGGTACTGACGCTGCTCCCTTCGACGATGGGGAGCAGGTCGCGCTGCACCCCCTCTTTGCTGGGGTCGTTACGCCCCTGGCTCTTGGAGCTGACGGCGATCTTGTCGATCTCGTCGAGGAAAATGATGCCGCCCTCTTCCGCGCGGCGAACGGCTTCACTGCGGATGGCGTCCATGTCCAGCAGGGCATCGGTCGCTTCGCTGTCAAGGATGCGGATGGCATCGGAGACCTTCATCTCCTTCTTGTTCTCTTTTTTGTTGATCGATGAGAACATTTTGGCGAACGACTCCTGCATCTTTGCCATCTCCGGCGGCATACCGGTGTCGTTGAACTCGATGTTCCCTTTGGGCAGTTCGATCTCGATGGTCTTGTCGTTCATCTCACCGTCAATAACCCTCTGTCGCATCCGTTCGCGGGAGGAGGCATATTCGGTTTTCTTGGTTTCGGAGGAGAGCGGCGGCAGCGGCGGCAGCAGTTTGTCGACGATCTTGTCGAGGACGTACTCCTTGATGGCATCCTCGTTCGCCGCTTTCTGCTCCTCTTTGACGAGGGCGATGGAGGTCATGACGAGATCGCGGACCATCGATTCGACGTCGCGGCCGACGAAGCCGACCTCCGTGAATTTGCTCGCTTCGACTTTGATGAAAGGCACGCCCATCATCTTGGCGAGGCGGCGGGAGATCTCTGTCTTCCCGA is a genomic window of Sulfurimonas sp. HSL1-2 containing:
- a CDS encoding ATP-binding protein, with product MQNNNLFDASKEVFLDVVDANAYVQLDRVAIVYKSLMEAIKKPLKMILLFGKPGTGKSMMLSRIYKELHDRQKIVLFQTPITDEDAFFRSLARDVFDYITDEPIHFTRFNELAAQYTFETPPVVLLDEAQMYSTALLEKIRLISDTRQIKFIISLHKTEQEDVIAKEHFQSRIWEAQELLNASPAELKIYIQKKLLRSNCFDVANMFNDKNVRRIHELTEGNYRNTNKLLFALFSIASWYEENQPTQINYTSMSRKMIEMAGIETGFIHA
- the mshL gene encoding pilus (MSHA type) biogenesis protein MshL; translation: MKNMTPFHKINKSLTSVAAAVLLASSVQAADCTYELFSISGAKGMTISKYIDQLSDECELTLIISDNEAEKKMSKRLQRTNLKNLTLNEVLDILLVDNNLNYTLENNILKISFIETKTYNIDYIISARKSIGSTDILLSSSQATGSQSGSSTSGSGGSRSGGSSGGSGGGVGTDLGYGSKQITKNNTSGIKIESLDEVKFWEELDLELQRVLNRPTDFYQAEAPIVNKNAGLVTVTATVRQQQRLEKYLTELQKKIQYQVLIDVRMMAVTLSDLKSNGIDWSQIYALQNLNVSIDKLEALNVNTFDTTGQILTGGTGGYTGPASLLRIYGGNTINELVKFLETQGDVQAISNPKVLTLNNQPALITVGTEYFYKIQQSSILAGSSSGTSQTTQNDVVNSIFAGVLLDITPEISNDNTITLKINPSVSQTRIKLNSAETEQQKRTMPPDLDRRQLASVVTVKDGNSIVIGGLIDKSESMHTNKVPLLGDIPGLGYLFKYEEKGIDTTELVIVIEPHIIKKENNTISLSDLGYTKFTDREVGLDTNNTTADEANAE
- the era gene encoding GTPase Era; protein product: MTKAGFIALVGRPNAGKSTLLNALLGEKIAMVSQKANATRRRLNAIVMHGEDQLIFVDTPGLHEKERKLNQFMLEEALKAIGDCDLIVYLAPAADSVKHYKRFLELAGGKKHLIALSKIDQISQGELLARISEYNAFSERFEALIPVSVTKHTGLEQLKDVITRFLPESPYLFDPEDLTNEKLRDIFREFIRESIFENISDEIPYGTDVVIDKIDEADDIDHIRATIIVEKESQKGIMIGKGGATIKRIGKHARQKIESLSGHRAYLDLFVSVKPNWTNDKKMLEDLGYQT
- the hslU gene encoding HslU--HslV peptidase ATPase subunit, with the translated sequence MNMTPKEIVSYLDAYIIGQQAAKKSIALALRTRYRRMQLDGEMQHEIMPKNILMIGSTGVGKTEISRRLAKMMGVPFIKVEASKFTEVGFVGRDVESMVRDLVMTSIALVKEEQKAANEDAIKEYVLDKIVDKLLPPLPPLSSETKKTEYASSRERMRQRVIDGEMNDKTIEIELPKGNIEFNDTGMPPEMAKMQESFAKMFSSINKKENKKEMKVSDAIRILDSEATDALLDMDAIRSEAVRRAEEGGIIFLDEIDKIAVSSKSQGRNDPSKEGVQRDLLPIVEGSSVSTKYGPVKTDHILFIAAGAFHLTKPSDLIPELQGRFPLRVELQSLDEKALYAILTQPKNSLIKQYKALLAVENVTLEFEDDAIRAIAALAQQANEKTEDIGARRLHTILEKVLEEISFDAEAYAGETYTVTKTIVHDKLDIVIEDEDLSRYIL